A stretch of DNA from Novipirellula galeiformis:
CGGCAGCGATATGACCGCCCGTGATACCGTCAAATTGACATGGCACGACGGCGATCTTCGGCCCGATGCAAGCCGCATCACTTTGCCCAAAGGTGTCGACGAGTTACCCGAGTCGGGCACCTTTTGGGTCGGTGAAACGGGCTCAATTTACAAAAATTATCGCAGGGGAAATCCCGTCGTCTTACCGGAATCGAAATTGTCCGCCGACAAATATCCCAGCGGTTTTGCCAAACAGAATCACTACCACGACTGGGTCGATGGAGTCGTCGAAGGCCGCAAGCCTTGCGGCGACTTCAACCACGGCGGTCCGCTCACCGAATCGATCCTGGTCGGCGCGATGGCGGATCGCGTGAGTGGTGAATGGCTCGATTGGGATACGAAAACACAAACCTTTACCAATAGCCCCGCAGCCAACGCGTTGGTGCGACGCGAGTACCGCGACGGATGGAAGGTCGAAGGTCTCGGCTAACCCGCGACGGACAAGAGGCGGCGGCGCCCTTGCACTTGAGCAAACCGATTCCGCCAATCACCGTGATCACAAGCATCCGATCCGGCTCCGTGGCATCATGCCACGGAGCGTGAACGTCGCTGGTGGCCCCATCCCCAGTCGCTGTATGTCCCTTCATTCCCGCAAGAAAAATAAAAATGCTGACAATCTTGAACAAGCATCAACCGCTTCGCACAATCCTGCTCAGTTGGATGGTGCTCGTGGCGGGCATCGCTGCGGCCCAAGAGCGTCCCGCATGGCCCTATTCGCCCAAGTGGTTGCAACCGTTCTGGTTGGACGACGTCATGGAGGGAGAGTCGGTCTTGTTCATTCGCGATTCCGCGAGCGAAGCCGCTCGCGGATCGGTCTTGTTTCCGATCCAGGAGATCGTTTCAGTGCGTAGCTCGTCGGGCGAGACGACCTATGAACAGGGAATCGATTATCGTTTCGAGCCCGGATCCCGCGAGATTATCATTCCCGTTGGATCCCGAATTGTAACGACGCCCTCTTCGGAGTTGCGACGCCCTGCGAATTCTCAGCGGCATCGACTGACGCATCGCGATGGCAACGGGGAGATCCTGTTCGGCGCGACTCTCGAATATCACCAAATGCAGACGCAGGTGACTTATAAAAAGGCAAATAACGAATGGCCGGTGCCGATGGCGACGTTCGATCGAGCCGCGCTGCCGGTGACACTGAAGAAGCTAAGCAATCGCGAGCCGGTATCGATCGTGTTGTTGGGAGACAGTATTTCGACCGGCTGCAATGCATCGGCCTGGGGTAACGGGGCTCCCTTTCACCCCGCCTACCAAGACTTGCTCGTGCAACATCTAGAGGCACATTACGACACGCAGGTGACGTTGACGAATTTATCCGTGGGAGGAACTTCGACTCCCTGGGGAATTTCAAAGATCGAGGAAGTGGCGAAGCACAAGCCGGACCTCGTGATTTTGGCGTTTGGCATGAATGATTCCGCCGGTCACTCCGCCCAGACCTACGGCAAGAACACCGCGACGATGATTGCCAACACGCGCACCTTGCTGCCCAAGGCCGAGTTCATCTTGGTCGCGTCGATGCTGGGAAACCGCGATTGGATCACGCTGAACCACGACGTTTTTCCGCACTACCGAGACGAATTGGCGGCACTTTGTGCCCCCGGCATTGCTTTGGCGGATATGACCAGCGTTTGGAATGAGTTTTTAAAACGCAAGCAGGATGCCGATCTGACCGGCAACGGGGTCAATCATCCCAACGACTTTGGCCATCGCGTCTACGCTCAAGTCCTGTCGACCTTGTTGATCGATCCGCAATAACACTTCCGCCTCCAACGCTCCCTTTACCCTCCCCACGCGAAGCCCTCGCCTCATCGAGGCCGCTAGCCCGTTTGCTCACCTCATTCCCACCACGATCCAGAGGATTCATTCAAGATGTTCCATCGTCGCCAATTCATCGCATCCGTTGCGGGAGCTTCCGCATTGTCGCTGAGCCCAGGCCGTTTGTTTGCCGAAGCGAACACGACACGTGACCCGATGGGCGATTTAACGACGCGTTTGAATCCGAAGATCGAGAAATCACGTGAGGTAGCCCTTGGCATCCTGAAGCCTTCCGCCGCCGAACTCGAGCGAGGTTTGAAACTACACTCCGAATCGATTGTCTTTGATTCTTACGGTTTCGGACCGCGGGCCGCGATCGACGGTGATGCGATGGCCGCCGCCGTTGCGGACGGCGCGTCGGCCGTCGAACTAAAAGATCTGCATGAAGAAATGACGATGACCCGGTTCGCAACCGACCCAGTACAGGAGCAAGAATTCCGCGATGCTTGGCGTGCCTCGGGAGTGACCTGCGTTTTCAACAACGCCGGCGAAGAAGGACAAGACCCGCTGCGTTTGATCAAACGATTGGCTCGCCACACCTACACCACTGATCTGATGAAGGGTTTTGTTTTTAAAGCGGCGACACCGCGCGATGTGGAAACCGCCAAACAGCAAGGCCAACACTGTTTCTATTTGACCGGCAACGGCGTCCCCTTGGCCCAGCAATGGTTGTCGGTCGAAGAAGAACTTCGCTACCTCCGCGTGTTCTATCAACTCGGCATCCGGATGATGCACTTGACGTACCAACGTCGCAATATGATCGGGGACGGTTGCGGTGAAAAAACCGACGCCGGGCTGAGCGATTTCGGGCACCGCGCGATTGCCGAGATGAACCGCATTGGGATCATCCCCGACTGCGCTCATAGCGGCTGGAAAACAAGTCTAGAAGCCGCCCAAACCTCTTCGCGTCCGATGGTGGCTAGCCACTCCACCTGTGCTGCTGTCCATAACCATTTTCGTAGCAAACCCGATAATGTGATCAAAGCCATTGTCGAGTCGGGGGGCTTTATCGGAATTTGCTGTATCCCTCGCTATTTGGGGGGCAGTGGGGATATCTCCGCGTTACTGGATCATATTGATTACGCGATCAAGAAATTTGGTCCTGATTCGGTCGCGATCGGTACCGATGTCGCCTACATGTCGCAACTCTCGGGGGTCGAGCAAGCCAAGGTTCCCAAGCGTTCCAAACAACGCGCGACGTTCCAAACGCTGTGGCCCAAAGATAATTTCAAGACGACCGGTCAAATGAATGAAAGCATTGCGTGGACCAATTGGCCGCTCTTCACTGTCGGGTTAGTTCAACGCGGTCACAGCGACGACGTTATTCGCAAGGTGATTGGTGGAAATGTCATGCGTGTTATCGACGCATCCATGTGAATTTTGGTATATGATGAACACCCCGCCTGCATTTTCGTCCACCTGCCCCCACCTAGAATATGCACATTCACCGCACCGTTGCTTTGCTGTATGCGTTCATTGTGCTGATCCCGTTGACGGGATTTGCCGCCGAATCGCTGACATTTGAAAAGGATGTCCGCCCGATTATGAAAGCACATTGCTTCCATTGTCACGGCGAAAGTGGTGTTAAAGAGGGGATGCTCGATGTACGTTTACGGCACTGGATTCTAGCAGGGGGGGATTCGGGCGAAGCGATCCAGCCTGGCGAGCCCGACGAATCGCTGTTGTTCGAACGGGTGGTTTCAGGCGACATGCCGCCCGGCGACAAGAATCTTTCGGACGCCGATATTGCGACGCTGCGTGAATGGATCGTTCAAGGTGCGAAAACGGCTCGCGACGAACCGGAGTCGCTGGACGATGGCGATTACATCACCGAAGAAGAACGAGACTTTTGGTCTTTTCAACCCATTGTGCGGCCCGACGTCCCGCAGTTCGAAAACCAGACGGTCGACAACCCGATCGACGCGTTTATCCTCAAGCGACTTAAACAAGAGGGGCTTTCGTTTTCGGCGACCGCGGATCGTTACACCTTGATTCGCCGTTTGACGTTTGATCTTTGGGGGTTACCTCCAGAGCCTGAGATGGTCGATCAGTTCATTCACGATCCCAGTCCGGACGCCTACGCGAATCTGGTTGATCGACTACTTTCATCGCCCCGCTATGGCGAGCGTTGGGGCCGACATTGGTTGGACGTCGCTGGCTATGCGGATTCCGATGGGTACACGAACCGCGACATCGAGCGTGAATTCGCCTACTTCTATCGTGACTACGTGATCGATAGCTTCAACGATGACAAACCATTGGACCAATTTGTTCGCGAACAATTGGCTGGCGATGAATTGGATGCGGAAGCGGGTGGCTCGGACTCGATGACGCCGGAGCGGATGGCTCGACTAGCGGCAACCGGTTTTCTACGGATGGCTGCCGACGGTACCGGCAGCGGTGGAATCGACCGCGACCTTGCCGTGAACACCACGATTGCCGATACGATCGACATTGTCTCGACCTCCTTATTGGGACTAACGGTGGGTTGTGCTCGTTGTCACGATCACCGTCATGATCCGATTAGCCAAGCGGACTACCATCGTTTTCGCGCCATCTTTGACCCGGCGCTCGATTGGAAAAAGTGGAAAGCGCCAATGCAGCGTCGGGTATCCATGTACACCGACGAGGACAAGCGACTACGCGCTGCGGTCGAAGAACGAGCGAAAGAAGCCACCGCTGCACGTAACCAACGCCAACAAGAACACATCGACCGCACGTTGTACGAAGAGTTGTTGGTCGTTCCGGATGAGGTGCGAGAGCAGTTAAAGGCTGCCTACCAAACCGAGAAAGCCAAGCGGACGCCTGAGCAAATTGCGTTATTGGAAGAGTATCCAAGCGTTGGCAACATCACCCCCGGTTCACTCTATCTGTACGCCCAACAACGTGCCCGCCGCGCTGGCGACATTGAAAAGGCCGCTGCCGAACGCGAATCGCGTTACATTGCCGAAGCGCAACAGCAGCAACTCGCCAAAGTGCCCGCCGAGAAACGCGGCGCCGTAGAAGCATTGATCGCGGTTGCCCCCGAATCGCGGACCGAAGCTCAGCAAGCGTTAGCGGCTGAGTATCCCGAGGTGTTTGTGACGGCCGAATCGCTTGCCACGATCAATGCGGAGCGATTTGCTGAACTCAAACGCTACCGTGACGCCGCGGCGATCTGTCGAGCCACGGACGCGAAAACCGAACTCGCCGAGATGCAGGCCGGGATTGTGGAAATTCGCAGTACTGCCCCTAAGGAAAAATTCCTAAGGGTGCTCACCGAGCCTGCCAACCACACCCCGGACTCCCATTTGTTCATTCGCGGAGACCACAAACAACTCGGTCAAAAACTCCCCCCTGATGAATTGACCGTACTGAAGTCATTCACCCCGGTGAAAATCGAAGTGAATGATCCGAACCGGCCCACCACCGGTCGGCGACTGGCGTACGCTCGTCATTTGACCAACGGCAAACACCCGTTGTTGGCTCGAGTTCTAATGAATCGCGTTTGGCTTCATCATTTTGGTCACGGGATTGTGGATACGCCCGGTGATTTTGGCTACTTGGGCGCCAAGCCGACTCACCCGGAATTGTTGGATTGGCTAGCCGATGAATTAATGCGAGGTGGATGGAGTCTCAAGCGGATGCACCGCATGATCCTATTGACGACCACTTACACCCAAGATTCGCTGCGCAGCGAGGAACTGGACCGCATCGACCCCGACAACCGGCTGTACGCACGCATGTCGATTCGTCGATTAGAATCCGAGGCGATCCGCGACGCGGTACTGTTAGCCAGTGGCGTGATGACGGATACCCTGCACGGTCCCCCGGTTCCGGTCAAAGAGGACGCCGTTGGCCAAATCGTGCTCGGCGAACAAAAACTTGACGGGGAACGCAAGCCGACCGGAGAAGACAAGGACTTCGAAGGGCTCTCGCGACGCAGCATTTACGTCCAAGTGCGTCGGAGCCGACCGTTGGCAGTATTGGAAGCGTTCGACATCGCCACCGTGGCTCCGAATTGCACGCAGCGTAATTTTTCCAATGTCGCGCCCCAATCGCTGCTGATGATGAACAGTCAATTTGCGATCGAACACGCCGAGAAACTGGCTGACCGCTTGATCCAAGCCGATAGCGAAGTTTCGCAACAGCTGTCGCTGGCTTGGAAACACTGTTTCGGAAAAACGATCGAGAATTCCGTTCTCGTCGAATTGATGGAGTTTGTCGATCAACAAACTTCCGTGTTTCGCGCACGCGATGCGAAATTGGCTCCCGAAGCCGCCCATC
This window harbors:
- a CDS encoding SGNH/GDSL hydrolase family protein, whose protein sequence is MLTILNKHQPLRTILLSWMVLVAGIAAAQERPAWPYSPKWLQPFWLDDVMEGESVLFIRDSASEAARGSVLFPIQEIVSVRSSSGETTYEQGIDYRFEPGSREIIIPVGSRIVTTPSSELRRPANSQRHRLTHRDGNGEILFGATLEYHQMQTQVTYKKANNEWPVPMATFDRAALPVTLKKLSNREPVSIVLLGDSISTGCNASAWGNGAPFHPAYQDLLVQHLEAHYDTQVTLTNLSVGGTSTPWGISKIEEVAKHKPDLVILAFGMNDSAGHSAQTYGKNTATMIANTRTLLPKAEFILVASMLGNRDWITLNHDVFPHYRDELAALCAPGIALADMTSVWNEFLKRKQDADLTGNGVNHPNDFGHRVYAQVLSTLLIDPQ
- a CDS encoding dipeptidase, coding for MFHRRQFIASVAGASALSLSPGRLFAEANTTRDPMGDLTTRLNPKIEKSREVALGILKPSAAELERGLKLHSESIVFDSYGFGPRAAIDGDAMAAAVADGASAVELKDLHEEMTMTRFATDPVQEQEFRDAWRASGVTCVFNNAGEEGQDPLRLIKRLARHTYTTDLMKGFVFKAATPRDVETAKQQGQHCFYLTGNGVPLAQQWLSVEEELRYLRVFYQLGIRMMHLTYQRRNMIGDGCGEKTDAGLSDFGHRAIAEMNRIGIIPDCAHSGWKTSLEAAQTSSRPMVASHSTCAAVHNHFRSKPDNVIKAIVESGGFIGICCIPRYLGGSGDISALLDHIDYAIKKFGPDSVAIGTDVAYMSQLSGVEQAKVPKRSKQRATFQTLWPKDNFKTTGQMNESIAWTNWPLFTVGLVQRGHSDDVIRKVIGGNVMRVIDASM
- a CDS encoding DUF1553 domain-containing protein, encoding MHIHRTVALLYAFIVLIPLTGFAAESLTFEKDVRPIMKAHCFHCHGESGVKEGMLDVRLRHWILAGGDSGEAIQPGEPDESLLFERVVSGDMPPGDKNLSDADIATLREWIVQGAKTARDEPESLDDGDYITEEERDFWSFQPIVRPDVPQFENQTVDNPIDAFILKRLKQEGLSFSATADRYTLIRRLTFDLWGLPPEPEMVDQFIHDPSPDAYANLVDRLLSSPRYGERWGRHWLDVAGYADSDGYTNRDIEREFAYFYRDYVIDSFNDDKPLDQFVREQLAGDELDAEAGGSDSMTPERMARLAATGFLRMAADGTGSGGIDRDLAVNTTIADTIDIVSTSLLGLTVGCARCHDHRHDPISQADYHRFRAIFDPALDWKKWKAPMQRRVSMYTDEDKRLRAAVEERAKEATAARNQRQQEHIDRTLYEELLVVPDEVREQLKAAYQTEKAKRTPEQIALLEEYPSVGNITPGSLYLYAQQRARRAGDIEKAAAERESRYIAEAQQQQLAKVPAEKRGAVEALIAVAPESRTEAQQALAAEYPEVFVTAESLATINAERFAELKRYRDAAAICRATDAKTELAEMQAGIVEIRSTAPKEKFLRVLTEPANHTPDSHLFIRGDHKQLGQKLPPDELTVLKSFTPVKIEVNDPNRPTTGRRLAYARHLTNGKHPLLARVLMNRVWLHHFGHGIVDTPGDFGYLGAKPTHPELLDWLADELMRGGWSLKRMHRMILLTTTYTQDSLRSEELDRIDPDNRLYARMSIRRLESEAIRDAVLLASGVMTDTLHGPPVPVKEDAVGQIVLGEQKLDGERKPTGEDKDFEGLSRRSIYVQVRRSRPLAVLEAFDIATVAPNCTQRNFSNVAPQSLLMMNSQFAIEHAEKLADRLIQADSEVSQQLSLAWKHCFGKTIENSVLVELMEFVDQQTSVFRARDAKLAPEAAHRLALATACQAMFSSNEFLYVD